Proteins found in one Paenibacillus borealis genomic segment:
- a CDS encoding glycosyltransferase family 2 protein yields the protein MNPKTVSVHIVTYNSADDIIECLSAVLAQDYPVKKIVIVDNASTDGSADKVRAFYHQIHSNSAKVVSTDSQVPSSAGGSTRTPSLVLLENEHNTGFAPAHNQAIAGTNTDYVLVLNPDLTLAPDYISRLVARFEANPLIGSATGKLLLRADHSLVDSTGLRMNKARRAFDRGAGESADLWKESGVVFGVSGAAAMYSRRMIEEISVEGEFFDADFFAYKEDVDVAWRAGLFGWQAYYDAEAIGYHERGWKTSGRSGKAMFIKRISYINRYKMIYKNESSRRLLLTLLYSLPYEIAAHGYSLLKEPKLMGAWSSFFSQWTALKRKRRYIQEKAKRQGL from the coding sequence ATGAACCCTAAAACAGTCAGTGTACATATCGTTACCTATAACAGCGCAGATGACATCATTGAATGCTTGTCGGCTGTGCTGGCTCAGGATTATCCGGTCAAAAAAATTGTCATAGTGGACAACGCTTCAACGGATGGTTCGGCGGATAAGGTCAGAGCGTTCTATCACCAGATACATTCTAACTCAGCTAAAGTAGTCTCAACGGACTCTCAAGTACCCAGCTCTGCAGGTGGCAGTACCCGGACGCCATCTCTTGTCCTTCTTGAAAATGAACACAACACCGGCTTTGCCCCCGCGCACAATCAGGCTATTGCCGGTACAAATACAGATTATGTGCTGGTGTTAAACCCTGATCTTACGCTTGCCCCGGATTATATATCCAGACTAGTCGCTCGTTTTGAAGCTAATCCCCTAATCGGCAGTGCCACAGGCAAGCTACTGCTTAGGGCGGACCACTCACTTGTGGACAGCACAGGGCTGCGGATGAATAAAGCCCGGCGGGCGTTTGACCGTGGAGCCGGAGAGTCTGCAGACCTGTGGAAGGAGTCAGGGGTTGTATTCGGTGTATCCGGCGCGGCGGCGATGTACTCTCGGCGGATGATTGAGGAGATTAGCGTCGAAGGCGAGTTTTTTGATGCGGACTTTTTTGCCTACAAGGAAGATGTGGATGTGGCATGGCGCGCGGGATTGTTTGGTTGGCAGGCCTACTATGATGCGGAAGCGATAGGTTACCACGAACGGGGCTGGAAGACATCCGGGCGGAGCGGCAAGGCGATGTTCATCAAGCGGATCTCATATATTAACCGTTATAAAATGATCTACAAGAACGAGTCCTCCCGCAGACTGCTGCTTACCCTACTATATTCTCTGCCGTATGAGATCGCCGCACATGGCTACTCACTATTGAAGGAACCAAAGTTAATGGGAGCTTGGTCATCTTTCTTCTCGCAGTGGACAGCTCTGAAACGCAAGCGCCGTTATATTCAGGAGAAGGCTAAGCGTCAGGGATTATGA
- a CDS encoding undecaprenyl-phosphate glucose phosphotransferase: MIRRNQKFLTQLYMVADFLVIQVAFLAAWWLKFKSGLLESYRTLPVESYAYWSIIYGAIAILIGIVLQLYLPKRKKRFIDEFIKIFQVHAMGIFILLGLMFFLKEIDVSRQYLAIYMGFNILSIMLYRYVLKKMLKSLREKGFNRQFVLILGAGTLGKRFYNNLEQYPELGYEAIGFLDDFHEWDGIEEQRYKPILGTVDQLEGMLEMLPVDEVILALPLDAHSKYPTIIATCEKAGVRTLIIPDFFDYLPARPYFDNFAGMPMINVRDIPLDMAGNKMAKRAFDLVFSLFAIIMLSPVMLIVALGVRLTSPGPIIFKQERVGLNRRNFMMYKFRSMKMQTDGEVDTGWSTREDPRRTRFGTFIRRTSLDELPQFFNVLFGQMSVVGPRPERPYFVEQFRGEIPKYMVKHHVRPGITGWAQSNGLRGDTSIEDRIKHDIFYIENWSLLFDIRIIAKTIRNGFKNAY; encoded by the coding sequence ATGATCCGCCGTAATCAAAAGTTTCTAACACAGTTATATATGGTTGCCGATTTCCTGGTCATTCAAGTGGCCTTCCTGGCTGCCTGGTGGCTGAAGTTCAAAAGTGGTTTGCTGGAATCCTACAGGACCCTTCCTGTAGAGTCCTATGCTTACTGGAGTATTATCTACGGTGCCATCGCTATTCTGATCGGAATTGTGCTTCAATTGTATTTGCCGAAACGGAAGAAACGCTTTATTGATGAATTCATCAAAATCTTTCAGGTTCACGCCATGGGTATCTTCATTCTGCTCGGCCTGATGTTCTTCCTGAAGGAGATTGACGTCTCCCGTCAATATCTTGCTATTTATATGGGCTTCAATATTCTGTCCATTATGCTGTACCGTTATGTGCTGAAGAAGATGCTGAAATCGCTGCGTGAAAAAGGCTTTAACCGCCAGTTTGTGCTGATTCTCGGTGCAGGTACGCTGGGTAAAAGATTCTACAACAATCTTGAGCAGTATCCTGAGCTGGGATATGAGGCTATCGGGTTCCTGGATGACTTCCATGAATGGGATGGTATTGAGGAACAACGCTATAAGCCCATTCTCGGCACCGTGGATCAGCTTGAAGGCATGCTGGAGATGCTGCCAGTCGATGAGGTCATTCTGGCGCTTCCACTGGATGCCCATTCGAAGTATCCGACCATTATCGCTACCTGCGAGAAGGCGGGTGTACGGACACTGATTATCCCTGACTTCTTCGACTACCTGCCGGCCCGTCCTTACTTCGATAACTTCGCGGGGATGCCGATGATTAACGTACGCGATATTCCGCTGGATATGGCCGGGAACAAAATGGCTAAGCGGGCGTTTGATCTGGTATTTTCCCTGTTCGCCATTATTATGTTGTCTCCTGTAATGCTGATTGTAGCGCTGGGTGTGCGCCTAACTTCGCCTGGACCTATTATTTTCAAGCAGGAGCGTGTAGGACTTAACCGCCGTAACTTCATGATGTACAAGTTCCGTTCCATGAAGATGCAGACCGATGGTGAAGTGGATACGGGCTGGAGTACGCGCGAAGATCCGCGCCGCACACGTTTTGGGACCTTTATCCGCAGGACCAGTCTGGATGAGCTGCCGCAATTTTTCAATGTGCTGTTTGGCCAGATGAGTGTGGTCGGTCCGCGTCCGGAGCGCCCGTACTTTGTAGAGCAGTTCCGTGGTGAGATTCCGAAGTACATGGTGAAGCATCATGTGCGTCCTGGCATTACCGGCTGGGCTCAGAGTAACGGTCTGCGTGGGGACACGTCGATCGAGGACCGGATCAAACATGATATTTTCTATATCGAAAACTGGTCACTGTTGTTTGATATCCGGATTATCGCCAAAACCATCCGCAACGGCTTCAAGAACGCTTATTAA
- a CDS encoding phosphatidylinositol-specific phospholipase C/glycerophosphodiester phosphodiesterase family protein, translating to MNRKKIIASVIMIGAIALLLVLTLGGKEKQPATGFAAHRVVAHAMGGIHNYTYTNTLDAFIANYEQGTRVFEADLLLTSDDKLVARHEWTANMSKLLGQQSVLPAAKQGTVLNYEDVMSSPVLELYSPLDIDKIMDLMVIYPDAYIVTDTKELEPELVTKQFQLIVEAAEKKDPALLQRIVPQIYSRDMLEVVNKVYAFPEVIFTLYQTQDSDEVVIDFASQTGVDITMPTVRATKSFVRKLKNAGARVYVHTVNDDKEISELSRMGVDGFYTDFVSEDDLSRIKGVR from the coding sequence ATGAATAGAAAAAAGATTATCGCCTCCGTCATTATGATCGGAGCTATTGCACTACTGCTTGTACTCACACTTGGGGGGAAAGAGAAGCAGCCGGCTACAGGCTTTGCGGCCCATAGAGTTGTAGCTCATGCCATGGGAGGGATTCATAACTATACGTATACGAATACGCTGGATGCTTTTATCGCTAACTATGAGCAGGGGACCCGGGTTTTTGAGGCGGACCTGCTGCTGACTAGTGACGACAAGCTGGTGGCCCGGCATGAATGGACTGCTAATATGAGCAAGCTGCTGGGCCAGCAGAGTGTTCTTCCCGCCGCCAAACAGGGGACGGTGCTGAACTATGAGGATGTCATGAGCAGCCCGGTTCTTGAACTCTACTCCCCGCTGGATATTGATAAGATCATGGACTTGATGGTGATCTACCCGGATGCCTACATTGTAACGGACACGAAAGAGCTAGAACCGGAACTTGTAACGAAACAATTTCAGCTTATAGTGGAAGCGGCCGAGAAGAAGGACCCTGCCCTGCTGCAGCGGATTGTTCCGCAGATTTACAGCCGGGATATGCTGGAGGTAGTGAACAAGGTGTATGCTTTTCCTGAAGTGATCTTTACGCTATATCAGACGCAGGACAGTGATGAAGTGGTCATTGATTTCGCCAGTCAAACCGGAGTGGATATCACCATGCCGACGGTAAGAGCTACCAAGAGTTTCGTGCGGAAGCTGAAGAATGCCGGGGCAAGAGTCTACGTGCATACGGTGAATGACGACAAAGAAATCTCGGAGCTGTCCCGGATGGGAGTCGACGGATTCTATACCGATTTTGTCTCTGAGGACGACTTAAGCCGGATCAAGGGTGTCCGCTAG
- a CDS encoding glycosyltransferase family 2 protein, with amino-acid sequence MDCLRSVYDSETRYSYEIILIDNNSHDHSVETISKEFPDVLLIANSENVGFAKGNNQGMEAASGRYVLLLNSDTVIRKDTLETMVAFMDSRPDLGASGCKVILPDGSLDKACKRGFPTPSASFYYAFGFSKLFPDRPRFNGYQLGYLDPDDSYPVDCLVGAFMLLRRETIEQVGGLDETFFMYGEDLDWCYRIKAAGWGIYYYPQTSIVHLKGGSARRRPFKIVYEFHRAMILFHKKHYSKRYNSMINGAVYAGVGVKFTLSLLRNALIAPRKVPTPAQSLTVPGEAGLRNESNAEVRL; translated from the coding sequence ATGGACTGTCTGAGGTCGGTATATGATTCCGAGACCCGCTACTCCTATGAAATTATTTTAATAGATAATAACTCCCATGATCACTCGGTAGAGACGATAAGCAAGGAATTCCCGGATGTGCTGCTGATTGCCAATTCGGAGAATGTAGGGTTTGCCAAGGGTAATAATCAGGGGATGGAAGCTGCCTCCGGGCGATATGTTTTATTGCTGAATTCAGATACAGTGATCCGCAAGGATACGCTGGAGACGATGGTTGCTTTTATGGACAGCCGTCCGGATCTGGGGGCTTCTGGCTGCAAGGTGATACTGCCGGATGGTTCGCTGGATAAGGCCTGTAAAAGAGGATTTCCAACGCCATCCGCTTCATTCTATTATGCTTTCGGTTTCAGTAAGCTGTTTCCGGACCGTCCAAGGTTCAACGGCTATCAGCTGGGTTATCTGGACCCGGATGACTCCTACCCGGTAGATTGTCTGGTGGGAGCGTTCATGCTGCTGCGGCGGGAGACCATCGAGCAGGTGGGCGGACTGGATGAGACGTTCTTTATGTACGGGGAGGATCTGGACTGGTGTTACCGGATCAAAGCGGCTGGCTGGGGGATTTATTACTATCCGCAGACATCGATCGTGCATCTCAAAGGTGGCAGTGCGCGCCGCAGACCGTTTAAGATCGTGTACGAATTCCACCGGGCGATGATTTTATTCCATAAGAAGCATTATAGCAAGCGGTACAACAGTATGATAAACGGAGCGGTATATGCGGGAGTTGGCGTCAAGTTCACGCTTTCGCTGCTGCGCAATGCGCTGATTGCTCCACGCAAGGTTCCAACACCAGCACAGAGTCTGACGGTCCCCGGGGAAGCCGGTTTACGCAATGAATCGAATGCTGAGGTGAGATTATGA